The sequence TAGGGCCCTGCTGGGAAGGACCCATAGAGGGTCCTCTCAGCCTGGGATTCACCTACAGGAGCCTAAAAACATGCAGCTGAAAAGAATATTAGGTGTCAGAGAAGGTGCGCAGAGGAGCATTTGGAAAGGGTAAGAAAAACGCAGGGGTAAAGGGCATGGGTATAAGAAAAAACTCCTTGGAAAAAACACTATCCTTGGAATTGGAAGACCTAGGTTTGTGTGTTGGTTCCCCCACTTCCTAGCaatataaccttgggcaagtctcttaaCTTCTTTGAGGTCACTCTATTTACTGCTCTCTTAAAGTAGAATAACATTACCTTCCTAACCCCAGAGAAGGCTGTAAGACTCCAACAAGAAAATGGATGCAAATATGCTGTCAAAAATGTGAGGTTTCCAGCACCCGCCCAAACCAGTGAGTGAAGGAGCTTCATCGCCAAGGACTTAAAGAGCACTTTCccaatttgcaaacattttcccaGAGGAAACAGTTCTAGAGCTCTATGCAAGCAAAACCTGCTTGAGAATGTCTCCTAAAACCTACCTTTGCCTTTCACCAGGCTGCAATTACTGGAGAAATCTTGAAGCAGAAGCCTCTCAATAGCaagtaaaataacaaagaaacaaaaatttagatACAGCCAAAACACCTCTAAGAGTTTTCCCAAAACACATCccgtttttatttttctaccttcCCCCACGAAGCACTGCTTTTTTCTACCCTAGGACAATTATTTGTTGGACAACTCAACTAAATCTCCCTTCTATTCTGAAatctcaacttccctttattacCAACAAGACAAAGGTGGGGGAACCATTAAGTAAACTTGGCTCACTAAGCTGTATTTGATGTGTACCAAGCTGAGAAAGGGGAACTTTGTTGTAAAAACGAAAAcaaattttcatttgtctttgggAGGGAAATTACAACCTTCACCccctttttttcccttaagaGATGCTGGCAGTTTGCATAAGTCTTGCCCTTAGACAAGATCcaaaaaacattcattttaaatacagaacattctttttattctctgcCTAAATATGTTTAACAGGAAGACTCTTCACCACTTAGAATGCATTTTCAAATCATTTAAAATTCTCTAGTTTATCGTGCAGATGGCCTTCCACCGAGGAGGAGGTGTTCCATAAAGGCTCCATGAATTAAATAtctgtctttctctcccttcttacTAATAGCAACAAATTTTATCTAAACGGTGTTCTCTTAAAATGCTATCACGGGCTAGGAACCAACAGTGACACTGAcaatagtaataattattattgtccCTGGCGTCCTCGCTTTGATATAAAAAGTTAATGAAAACTTAGGATAAAAGACCTGTCTATTCGTGTCCTTCTGTGCAAATAATAGAGCTGCCCTTTAATGCGACTAGTTTACTCTTTTGCTTGAGTtcttggagaaaaatatttgaaagaaggtttctagaaagaaaactaataataGCAAGATTTCAAAATATGTCGATGGACTTTCAGTCTGTCAGAGACGTTAGGTGGTGGGGGGGGGCACATTTTCTGGAGCTAGAAGGCTGAAACGCGAGAGGGGGCAGTGAGATCACTAGGCGGCCGACCAAGAGTGGCAAGAGGTATAGTTAGCTTGAGGAGAGGTTAAGGCTaggaaagggagaccctgtctgcgCTGAGTCGCGGGAAGCTCCTTGAGCTTCAAGGACTTGAGTCGGGGAGGGAGTCTCTCCGCTCTTACTACTCTCCCCGCCACTTGGTTTCCGCACTAAGGACGCCCAAGGACGCGGCTGCGAAATGGGAGGAAGCAGGCCTCCTTCTCAGGGGGTTCCCAGAAGCCCCCATTTTGCAGTTCCCCCACCTCGTTTTCACAGGTTGCAGCCCCCTTAGAAAAACGCCGCTGCAGAGGCGGGGGCTGCCCATCAGCCCCCGGCCATGGCTAGCCAGCCCTATGCCCGCCCGGCGCCTTCGTCTCTCGGGCGGGGCGTGCAGGTCGGCGCTGAGTCCAGTCGCAGTGACACGcacctcttttcctttcctccactCCGCCTCCGCGGCCTACAGACTGCTCCTTCCCGATGAGCCAGCGCAGCTTCCCCGCCTCCTTCTGGAACAGCGCGTACCAGGCGCCAGTGCCCCCGCCGCTGGGCAGCCCTCTGGCCACCGCGCACTCGGAGCTGCCCTTCGCCGCCGCCGACCCCTACTCGCCCGCCGCGCTGCATGGCCACCTGCACCAGGGCGCCACCGAGCCCTGGCACCACGCGCACCCGCACCACGCGCACCCGCATCACCCCTACGCCCTGGGCGGCGCCCTCGGCGCCCAGGCCGCCCCCTACCCGCGCCCCGCCGCCGTGCACGAAGTCTACGCGCCGCACTTCGACCCGCGGTATGGGCCGCTGCTGATGCCAGCCGCCTCGGGGCGCCCGGCCCGCCTCGCACCCGCCCCGGCGCCCGCGCCCGGCAGCCCTCCCTGCGAGCTCTCCGGCAAAGGCGAGCCGGCGGGCGCCGCGTGGGCCGGGCCCGGGGGACCCTTCGCGAGCCCCGCGGGGGACGTGGCCCAGGGTCTGGGCCTCAGCGTGGACTCAGGTAAGCAGAGGAAGAAGTTGGGTCTCCGCGGAGCCCCTTGGCCCCGTACCCGACCCTGGGCTGTGCCTAGACCCCTTAATCCTCCTTGGAGACCTTGAATTCTGTGACCCAAGGATCTGCATGCCACGGTCGTGTTTCCACTGATAGATGGCCCTGTGCCATGCGTGTAGGCGGGATGAGAAAGTAGGACCCTACCCTAACCTGGCTGGTAAATGTTACAgaggacttttaaaataataataataattataaaatttagtgGAAAAGTTCTAGCTCTGCGCTGTTCAATACTGTAGCCGCTAGCCACATGGGTCTACTGAGCACTTGGCACGTGGTGAGGCCGAATTAAGATGTGCTGTCAGTGTATAATACACACTGGGTTTC is a genomic window of Pongo pygmaeus isolate AG05252 chromosome 5, NHGRI_mPonPyg2-v2.0_pri, whole genome shotgun sequence containing:
- the VGLL2 gene encoding transcription cofactor vestigial-like protein 2 isoform X1, whose amino-acid sequence is MSCLDVMYQVYGPPQPYFAAAYTPYHQKLAYYSKMQEAQECNASPSSSGSGSSSFSSQTPASIKEEEGSPEKERPPEAEYINSRCVLFTYFQGDISSVVDEHFSRALSQPSSYSPSCTSSKAPRSSGPWRDCSFPMSQRSFPASFWNSAYQAPVPPPLGSPLATAHSELPFAAADPYSPAALHGHLHQGATEPWHHAHPHHAHPHHPYALGGALGAQAAPYPRPAAVHEVYAPHFDPRYGPLLMPAASGRPARLAPAPAPAPGSPPCELSGKGEPAGAAWAGPGGPFASPAGDVAQGLGLSVDSARRYSLCGASLLS